Proteins found in one Takifugu rubripes chromosome 15, fTakRub1.2, whole genome shotgun sequence genomic segment:
- the si:dkey-251i10.1 gene encoding uncharacterized protein LOC743354 (The RefSeq protein has 1 substitution compared to this genomic sequence): MNETAISFAKDFLAGGISAAISKTAVAPIERVKLLLQVQHASKQITADKQYKGIIDCVVRIPKEQGFLSFWRGNLANVIRYFPTQALNFAFKGKYKKIFLDGVDKRTQFWRYFAGNLASGGAAGATSLCFVYPLDFARTRLAADVGKAGAGREFNGLGDCLVKISKSDGLRGLYQGFNVSVQGIIIYRAAYFGIYDTAKGMLPDPKNTHILVSWMIAQTVTAVAGLTSYPFDTVRRRMMMQSGRKGAEIMYTGTIDCWRKIARDEGGKAFFKGAWSNVLRGMGGAFVLVLYDELKKVI; this comes from the exons ATGAACGAGACAGCTATTTCATTTGCTAAGGACTTCTTGGCCGGCGGAATCTCAGCCGCCATCTCCAAAACAGCCGTCGCCCCAATTGAGAGAGTGAAGCTTCTCCTTCAG GTCCAGCACGCCAGCAAGCAGATTACCGCTGACAAGCAGTACAAGGGTATCATTGACTGTGTTGTCCGGATCCCCAAGGAACAGGGATTCCTCTCCTTCTGGAGAGGCAACCTTGCCAATGTCATCAGGTATTTCCCCACCCAGGCCCTCAACTTCGCCTTCAAGGACAAGTACAAGAAGATCTTCCTTGATGGCGTTGACAAACGCACCCAGTTCTGGAGGTACTTCGCCGGCAACCTGGCCTCAGGCGGCGCCGCCGGAGCCACGTCCCTTTGCTTCGTGTACCCCCTCGACTTCGCCCGTACCCGTCTGGCTGCTGATGTGGGCAAGGCTGGTGCTGGCAGAGAGTTCAATGGTCTGGGCGACTGCTTGGTCAAGATCTCCAAGTCCGACGGCCTGAGGGGTTTGTACCAGGGCTTCAACGTGTCCGTGCAGGGCATCATCATCTACAGGGCTGCTTACTTCGGCATCTACGACACAGCCAAGG GCATGCTTCCTGACCCCAAGAACACCCACATCCTGGTGAGCTGGATGATCGCACAGACGGTCACGGCTGTTGCCGGCCTGACCTCGTACCCCTTCGACACTGTCCGTAGGCGTATGATGATGCAGTCCGGTCGTAAAGGAG CCGAGATCATGTACACCGGAACTATTGACTGCTGGCGCAAGATTGCACGCGACGAAGGTGGCAAGGCCTTCTTCAAGGGAGCGTGGTCCAACGTGCTCAGAGGCATGGGCGGCGCCTTTGTGCTGGTGCTGTACGACGAGCTGAAGAAGGTCATCTAA